From a single Dysidea avara chromosome 14, odDysAvar1.4, whole genome shotgun sequence genomic region:
- the LOC136244730 gene encoding uncharacterized protein, whose protein sequence is MAEESSETDLERIKVELKLNDVKRWNTSVKCDCFFATQYKQSFVYFGAAASSGTTEGTTTVIQNKDESRYSMHGHGCSATFVDGVASEHSYIWSTIPQLCEVPDIWQFPQKPHDADLHIYGGYASKEKIKMFGELDKSVKLRSVKNLYTRRLCTNEKCWTITLTAGPSQCTHWSEDKSHKSAYRHAPLIAIQHCCKYDVYCYENILLIIDNNDESMSCSFLVNKFSKHVKCVIINDDIFIVNGNKMAKIQNVKPLLSPTDPPTKPTMIIDFHIDVPRINSTPFVIKETLFIVGGCDEDSEPFSEIYQFVPERQEWKFVGRSTVSRYGASAVVVTDKNNQQAVFIAGGFKGEDMPCSVIEQVPIITEDSKIRGKKRNVTEAALD, encoded by the exons ATGGCGGAGGAGTCGTCTGAAACAGATCTAGAGCGAATAAAG GTTGAACTGAAATTGAACGATGTCAAACGATGGAACACTTCCGTTAAATGTGATTGCTTCTTTGCCACCCAGTACAAACAAAGTTTCGTATATTTTGGCGCAGCTGCAAGCAGTGGCACGACCGAAGGCACAACCACGGTTATTCAGAACAAAGATGAGAGCAGGTACTCAATGCATGGTCATGGCTGTTCTGCTACCTTTGTTGATGGTGTGGCTTCAGAGCATTCTTACATTTGGTCCACCATACCTCAACTTTGTGAAGTGCCGGACATTTGGCAATTTCCACAAAAACCACATGATGCAGATTTACACATTTACGGTGGGTATGCCAGTAAAGAGAAGATTAAGATGTTTGGTGAACTAGATAAGTCTGTTAAATTGAGATCTGTAAAGAATCTATATACACGCAGGCTCTGCACTAATGAAAAATGTTGGACTATAACTTTGACTGCAGGCCCTTCCCAGTGCACCCATTGGTCAGAAGACAAGTCACATAAATCTGCCTACCGTCATGCCCCTTTGATAGCTATCCAACATTGTTGCAAATATGATGTCTATTGCTACGAGAACATCCTACTCATTATTGATAACAATGATGAGTCCATGTCATGCTCATTTTTAGTTAATAAGTTTAGCAAACACGTGAAATGTGTTATCATCAACGACGATATCTTCATTGTCAATGGAAACAAAATGGCTAAAATTCAAAATGTTAAGCCACTACTTTCTCCAACTGACCCACCAACAAAGCCAACCATGATTATTGATTTTCATATAGACGTTCCTCGTATTAACAGTACACCATTTGTTATTAAGGAAACCTTGTTTATTGTGGGTGGTTGCGATGAAGACAGTGAACCATTTTCTGAGATATACCAATTTGTACCTGAGAGACAAGAATGGAAATTTGTTGGCCGCTCCACTGTATCACGATACGGTGCATCAGCAGTTGTTGTCACTGACAAGAATAATCAACAAGCTGTATTTATAGCTGGTGGCTTTAAAGGTGAAGACATGCCATGTAGTGTTATAGAACAGGTACCTATAATTACTGAAGACAGCAAAATTAGAGGAAAGAAAAGGAATGTTACAGAGGCAGCACTTGATTAA